One region of Podospora bellae-mahoneyi strain CBS 112042 chromosome 1 map unlocalized CBS112042p_1.2, whole genome shotgun sequence genomic DNA includes:
- the FAS1_2 gene encoding beta subunit of fatty acid synthetase (COG:Q; EggNog:ENOG503NV76) produces the protein MRPEVEQELAHTLLVELLAYQFASPVRWIETQDVFLAEKIAERIVEIGPADTLGVMAKRTLASKYEAYDAAKSVQRQILCYNKDAKEIYYDVDPVEEEPEPVAAAPSSSSAPAAAAVAPAAVAAAPPPPSAGPAASVPDAPVPAVDIVKALVAQKLKKGASDIPLGKAIKDLVGGKSTLQNEIVGDLGKEFGSTPEKPEDTPLDELGAALQATFDGNLGKTTQGLIARLISSKMPGGFNITTARKYLETRWGLGSGRQDGVLLLAITMEPAARLGSEADAKAFLDDVSQKYAASAGISLSTAAAAGPAGGSGGGMMMDPAAIEALTSDQKTFFKQQLELTARYLKVDIRAGDKAFQASQESSKVLQAQIDLWMAEHGDFYASGIEPVFTPLKARVYDSSWNWARQDALSMYYDIIFGRLQAVDREIVGKSIRIMNRSNPALLEFMQYHIDNCPTERGETYQLAKELGAMLIENCKEVLTADPVYKDVAVPTGPRTTVDARGNMKYEEVPRASCRKLEHYVQQMAEGGKISEYGSRTKVQNDLSKIYKLIKQQHKLPKTSQLEIKSLYSDIIRSLGMNESQIIPKENGKGASAAAGLVKKSKPKGKTETIPFLHLRKKTQHGWDYSKKLTSLYLDCLEEAAKDGVTFAGKYVLMTGAGAGSIGAEVLQGLITGGAKVVVTTSRFSREVTEYYQSMYARYGSRGSQLVVVPFNQGSVQDVNALVEYIYDPKTGLGWDLDFIVPFAAISEQGRQIDGIDSKSELAHRIMLTNLIRLLGNVKAQKAARGFETRPAQVILPLSPNHGTFGSDGLYSESKLGLETLFNRWHAEDWANYLTICGAIIGWTRGTGLMAGNNMVAEAVENFGVRTFSQQEMAFNLLGLMSPTVVDLCQNEPVFADLNGGLQFIPNLNEVMTKERKSITETSEIRRAVTKETAVENKIVNGEDSEVLYKKKVIEPRANLKYDFPTLPDWKSEVAPLNDKLKGMVDLDRVVVITGFAEVGPWGNSRTRWEMEAYGEFSLEGCIEMAWMMGLIRNHNGPIKGQPYSGWVDGKTGEPVEDKDIKAKYEKYILEHSGIRLIEPELFDGYDPNKKQLLQEVVIEEDLDPFQTSKETAEEFKREHGDKVEVFEIPESGEYTVRMRKGASLWIPKALRFDRLVAGQIPTGWDAKRYGIPEDIISQVDPVSLYVLVSTAEALLSSGITDPFEFYKYVHVSEVGNCIGGGLGGSTALRQMHVDRYKDKPVQNDILQESFINTIAAWVNMLLLSSSGPIKTPVGACATAVESVDIGYETIMEGKARICIVGGYDDFGEEGSYEFANMKATSNSVDEMAHGRTPAEMSRPTTTTRNGFMEAQGAGLQVIMTAKLALDMGVPIWGILALTTTASDKIGRSVPAPGQGVLTTAREHSGKFPSPLLDIKYRRRQIERRTRQIQGDKEAEHQYLADEAEALKSEGRSRGEIEEYVADRARHIEKEAERQTREVLRSFGNNFWKQDPSIAPLRGALATWGLTIDDLDVASFHGTSTKANDKNESSVICQQLEHLGRTKGNAVMGIFQKYLTGHPKGAAGAWMLNGCLQVLNSGLVPGNRNADNVDAIMEKFDHIVYPSRTLQTDGVKAFSVTSFGFGQKGAQAIGIHPKYLYATLDQQTFNSYKTRVEARQKKAYTYFHNGLINNALFVAKDKPPYTDEQLSQVLLNPDARVTEDKKTGQLIFPPNFMKLSEKTASATPASPQSGKAALEMMIGQAARALETANTQVGMDIEDIKSINTNSDTFLDRNFTEAEMKYCFSSSTGRSPQKAFAGRWSAKEAVFKALRVQGQGAGAALKDIEIVSDSTGSPTVKLHGYAQEAAQKAGIRYVNVSITYTDDHAAAIATAQL, from the exons ATGCGTCCCGAAGTTGAGCAGGAGCTCGCCCACACGCtccttgtcgagcttctcgCCTACCAGTTTGCTTCTCCTGTCAGATGGATTGAGACACAAGATGTGTTTCTTGCCGAGAAGATTGCCGAGCGTATCGTGGAAATCGGTCCCGCTGATACCCTTGGTGTAATGGCCAAGAGGACGCTCGCCTCCAAGTACGAAGCTTACGACGCCGCAAAGTCTGTTCAAAGACAAATTCTCTGCTACAACAAGGACGCCAAAGAGATTTACTACGATGTCGACCCAGTTGAAGAGGAGCCTGAGCCGGTAGCAGCCGCGCCAAGCTCTTCCAGTGCTCCCGCTGCGGCTGCGGTGGCCccagctgctgttgcggcggcacctccaccaccgagtGCTGGCCCTGCTGCCTCAGTCCCCGATGCGCCGGTGCCGGCCGTTGACATTGTGAAGGCTTTGGTTGCtcagaagctcaagaagggAGCATCTGACATTCCATTGGgcaaggccatcaaggacTTGGTTGGTG GTAAATCCACACTTCAGAATGAAATCGTCGGTGACCTCGGGAAGGAGTTTGGCTCGACACCCGAAAAGCCCGAAGATACACCGCTGGATGAGCTCGGTGCTGCGTTGCAGGCCACTTTCGATGGCAACCTCGGCAAGACCACCCAGGGTCTTATCGCTCGTCTGATTTCTTCAAAGATGCCCGGTGGATTCAACATTACGACTGCGAGGAAGTACCTCGAGACGAGGTGGGGTTTGGGCTCCGGACGCCAAGACGGTGTCCTTCTGCTGGCCATCACTATGGAGCCAGCCGCGCGTCTGGGGTCCGAGGCTGATGCCAAGGCTTTCCTCGACGACGTATCCCAGAAGTACGCCGCCAGCGCTGGCATCAGCTTGTCCACCGCTGCGGCTGCTGGCCCAGCCGGCGGttccggcggcggcatgATGATGGACCCGGCGGCGATTGAGGCTCTGACCAGCGACCAGAAGACGTTTTTCAAGCAACAGCTGGAGCTCACTGCGAGATATCTCAAGGTGGACATTCGTGCCGGAGACAAGGCTTTCCAGGCCTCCCAAGAGTCTTCCAAGGTCTTGCAGGCCCAGATTGATCTTTGGATGGCCGAGCATGGCGACTTCTACGCCTCTGGCATTGAACCCGTCTTTACTCCGCTCAAGGCTCGCGTTTACGATTCGTCATGGAACTGGGCCCGTCAAGATGCTCTTAGCATGTACTACGACATCATTTTCGGGCGGTTGCAGGCTGTTGACCGTGAAATTGTTGGCAAAAGTATCCGGATCATGAACCGTTCCAATCCAGCTCTCCTCGAGTTCATGCAATATCACATCGACAACTGCCCAACAGAGCGTGGAGAGACCTATCAGCTTGCCAAAGAGCTCGGTGCCATGCTCATCGAGAACTGCAAGGAGGTGCTCACTGCCGACCCTGTGTACAAGGATGTTGCGGTCCCTACCGGCCCACGCACCACTGTTGATGCTCGCGGCAACATGAAGTATGAGGAGGTTCCTCGCGCTAGCTGCAGAAAGCTCGAGCATTATGTCCAACAAATGGCCGAGGGTGGCAAGATTTCCGAGTACGGCAGCAGGACAAAGGTTCAGAATGATCTGTCCAAGATCTACAAGTTGatcaagcagcagcacaagCTTCCTAAGACATCGCAGCTCGAGATCAAGAGCTTGTACAGTGATATCATCCGCTCTCTTGGCATGAACGAGAGCCAGATCATTCCCAAGGAGAACGGCAAGGGTgccagcgccgccgccggtcTTGTCAAAAAGTCCAAGCCCAAGGGCAAGACTGAGACCATTCCcttcctccatctccgcAAGAAGACTCAGCATGGCTGGGACTACAGCAAGAAGCTCACCAGCCTGTACCTTGACTGCTTGGAGGAAGCTGCCAAGGATGGTGTCACATTTGCTGGCAAGTATGTGCTCATGACTGGTGCTGGAGCTGGCTCCATCGGTGCCGAGGTTCTCCAGGGCCTCATCACTGGCGGTGCCAAGGTTGTTGTCACCACCTCTCGCTTCTCCCGTGAGGTTACCGAGTATTACCAGTCCATGTATGCTCGTTATGGCTCGCGCGGCTCTCAGCTCGTGGTCGTTCCCTTCAACCAGGGCAGCGTTCAGGATGTCAACGCCCTTGTCGAGTACATCTATGACCCCAAGACCGGCCTTGGCTGGGACTTGGACTTCATCGTTCCTTTTGCCGCTATTTCTGAGCAGGGTCGCCAGATCGATGGCATCGACTCCAAGTCTGAGCTTGCTCACCGCATCAtgctcaccaacctcatccgtCTTCTCGGAAACGTCAAGGCCCAGAAGGCCGCCCGTGGTTTCGAGACCCGTCCTGCTCAGGTCATTCTCCCCCTTTCTCCCAACCACGGCACGTTCGGCAGTGACGGTCTCTACTCCGAGTCCAAGCTTGGCCTCGAGACTCTCTTCAACAGGTGGCATGCCGAGGACTGGGCTAACTACCTCACCATTTGCGGTGCCATCATCGGCTGGACCCGTGGCACTGGTCTCATGGCTGGTAACAACATGGTGGCCGAGGCTGTCGAAAACTTTGGCGTGCGCACCTTCTCGCAGCAGGAAATGGCTTTCAACCTTCTTGGACTCATGTCTCCCACTGTCGTCGATTTGTGCCAGAATGAGCCCGTGTTTGCCGACTTGAACGGTGGTCTCCAGTTTATTCCCAACCTGAACGAGGTGATGACCAAGGAGCGCAAGTCCATCACCGAGACCAGCGAGATTCGTCGTGCCGTCACCAAGGAGACCGCTGTAGAGAACAAGATTGTCAACGGTGAAGACTCGGAGGTCCTctacaagaagaaggtcatCGAGCCTCGCGCCAATCTCAAGTACGACTTCCCCACCCTTCCCGACTGGAAGTCCGAGGTTGCTCCTCTCAACGACAAGCTCAAGGGCATGGTCGATCTCGACAGGGTTGTCGTCATTACTGGTTTCGCCGAGGTTGGTCCATGGGGCAACTCGAGGACTAgatgggagatggaggcgtACGGCGAGTTCTCCCTGGAGGGCTGCATCGAGATGGCCTGGATGATGGGTCTCATCAGGAACCACAACGGTCCCATCAAGGGCCAGCCATATTCCGGCTGGGTTGATGGCAAGACTGGCGAGCCTgtggaggacaaggacatCAAGGCCAAGTACGAAAAGTACATCTTGGAGCACTCCGGTATCCGTCTGATCGAGCCCGAGTTGTTCGATGGCTATGAccccaacaagaagcagctcctccaggAGGTCGTCATTGAGGAGGATCTGGATCCCTTCCAGACTTCTAAGGAGACCGCCGAGGAGTTCAAGCGCGAGCATGGAGACAAGGTCGAGGTCTTTGAGATCCCTGAGAGTGGCGAGTACACTGTTCGTatgaggaagggggcatCCCTCTGGATTCCCAAGGCCCTTCGCTTCGACCGTCTCGTTGCTGGTCAGATCCCAACTGGCTGGGACGCCAAGCGCTACGGCATCCCTGAGGACATCATCAGCCAAGTTGACCCCGTTTCTCTGTACGTTCTCGTCTCGACTGCCGAGGCCCTCTTGTCCTCCGGTATCACAGATCCTTTCGAGTTCTACAAGTATGTCCATGTGTCCGAAGTGGGTAACtgcattggtggtggtcttggtggaTCAACGGCTCTCCGCCAGATGCACGTCGATCGCTACAAGGACAAGCCGGTCCAGAACGACATTCTTCAGGAGtccttcatcaacaccatcgcTGCGTGGGTGAACATGTTGCTCCTCTCGTCTTCTGGCCCCATCAAGACCCCCGTCGGTGCTTGCGCTACTGCTGTTGAATCCGTCGACATCGGTTATGAGACCATCATGGAGGGCAAGGCCCGCATCTGCATCGTCGGTGGTTATGATGactttggtgaggagggctcGTACGAGTTTGCCAACATGAAAGCCACCAGCAACTCTGTTGACGAGATGGCCCATGGCCGCACTCCTGCCGAGATGTCCAgacccaccaccacgactaGAAACGGCTTCATGGAAGCTCAGGGTGCCGGTCTCCAGGTCATCATGACTGCCAAGCTCGCTCTCGACATGGGTGTTCCCATTTGGGGCATTCTTGCCCTCACCACGACCGCCTCTGACAAGATCGGACGCTCCGTCCCTGCTCCCGGCCAGGGTgttctcaccaccgcccgtGAACATTCCGGCAAGTTCCCCTCGCCACTTTTGGACATCAAGTACAGAAGGCGCCAGATCGAGAGGCGCACTCGCCAAATCCAGGGTGATAAGGAAGCCGAGCACCAATACCTCGCCGACGAGGCTGAGGCTCTCAAGTCTGAGGGTCGGTCGCGTGGTGAGATTGAGGAGTATGTCGCAGACCGGGCCAGGCAcatcgagaaggaggccgagagaCAAACTCGCGAGGTGTTGCGCAGCTTTGGCAACAACTTCTGGAAGCAGGATCCCAGCATCGCTCCCCTGCGTGGCGCTCTGGCCACTTGGGGTCTCACCATCGACGATCTTGACGTTGCTTCTTTCCACGGCACGTCCACCAAGGCCAACGACAAGAACGAGTCTTCTGTTATTTGCCAACAGCTTGAGCATCTTGGCCGTACCAAGGGCAATGCCGTCATGGGTATCTTCCAGAAGTATCTCACAGGTCATCCCAAGGGTGCTGCCGGTGCCTGGATGTTGAACGGCTGCCTGCAGGTTCTCAACAGTGGTCTCGTGCCTGGTAACCGCAACGCTGACAACGTCGACGCCATCATGGAGAAGTTTGATCACATCGTCTACCCCAGCCGTACTCTCCAGACCGATGGCGTCAAAGCTTTCTCGGTCACCTCTTTTGGTTTCGGCCAGAAGGGTGCTCAGGCTATCGGTATCCACCCCAAGTATCTGTATGCCACTCTTGACCAGCAGACCTTCAACTCGTACAAGACCAGGGTTGAGGCTCGCCAGAAGAAGGCCTACACGTACTTCCACAACGGCCTGATCAACAACGCGCTGTTTGTTGCAAAGGACAAGCCCCCATATACCGATGAGCAGCTCAGCCAGGTTCTCCTCAACCCCGATGCTCGCGTCACGGAAGACAAGAAGACTGGCCAGCTCATCTTCCCTCCCAACTTCATGAAGCTTTCTGAGAAGACTGCTTCCGCCACACCTGCTTCTCCTCAGAGCGGCAAGGCAGctttggagatgatgattgGGCAGGCCGCGAGGGCACTTGAGACGGCCAACACTCAGGTGGGTATGGATATTGAGGACATCAAGTcgatcaacaccaacagcgACACTTTCCTTGACCGCAACttcaccgaggccgagatgaaGTACTgcttctcgtcctccactGGGCGGTCGCCTCAGAAGGCGTTTGCTGGCCGATGGAGTGCCAAGGAGGCCGTCTTCAAGGCCCTGCGTGTCCAGGGACAAGGAGCGGGTGCGGCTCTGAAGGATATTGAGATCGTTTCAGACAGCACTGGCTCACCAACAGTCAAG CTGCACGGTTATGCTCAAGAAGCCGCTCAGAAGGCTGGTATCAGATACGTCAACGTGTCCATCACATACACCGATGACCACGCGGCCGCCATTGCCACAGCGCAGCTCTGA
- a CDS encoding uncharacterized protein (MEROPS:MER0037714; COG:F; COG:Q; EggNog:ENOG503NU83), producing MGDIGFPTAAMSETRPPAKNKIFLGTFVHSKTLSELEYLHNAAVAVDSLGTIVAISPDTDIAKAKSTLLPQLNWPSDDTDMVVAKAGQFFFPGFIDTHLHASQYPNVGLFGNSTLLDWLNTYTFPLEASLSSLAKAQKVYSRVIRKTLSHGTTTAAYYATIDVPATNLLADLCLSSGQRALIGRVCMDQLGPSYYLDESPAESLAKTKQCIDHVLSKDPKMELITPIITPRFAPACSAPLMKELGQLAKETDLPVQTHISENKNEIALVASLFPDAGDSYAEVYDTFGLLTPRTILAHAVHLTEKEADLVTERKSKVSHCPCSNSAITSGAARVRWLLDKGIEVGLGTDMSGGYSPSVLEAARHAVLVSRHICMDEGKSEERDKLSVEEVLYLATRGGAKVVGMEDKIGGLEVGMEWDAQLVGLHEVDEEEGEEGNVDVFGWESWEEKIAKWVYNGDDRNTKKVWVRGRLVHERK from the coding sequence atgGGGGATATCGGCTTCCCCACCGCTGCGATGAGCGAGACAAGGCCACCAGCGAAGAACAAGATCTTCCTTGGCACTTTCGTCCACTCCAAGACTCTCAGCGAACTCGAGTATCTTCACAATGCCGCCGTAGCAGTCGACAGTCTCGGCACCATTGTCGCTATCTCCCCGGACACCGACATCGCCAAGGCCAAAAGcacactcctcccccagctgAACTGGCCCTCTGATGATACCGACATGGTTGTCGCCAAAGCCGGCCAGTTCTTTTTTCCCGGCTTCATCGACACCCACCTCCACGCCTCGCAGTATCCCAACGTTGGCCTCTTTGGCAACTCGACCCTCCTGGACTGGTTGAACACTTACACTTTCCCCTTGGAGGCGTCTTTATCCTCGCTCGCAAAAGCCCAAAAGGTCTACTCCCGTGTCATCCGCAAGACACTTTCTCACGGCACAACCACTGCGGCGTACTATGCCACCATTGACGTCCCCGCCACCAATCTCCTGGCAGATTTGTGCCTCTCCTCCGGCCAGCGCGCCCTGATCGGGAGAGTATGCATGGATCAACTCGGCCCATCCTACTACCTCGACGAATCCCCGGCGGAATCCCTCGCCAAAACAAAGCAGTGCATCGATCACGTCTTGTCCAAAGACCCCAAGATGGAGCTaatcacccccatcatcaccccccgTTTCGCACCCGCTTGTTCGGCCCCCCTGATGAAGGAGCTAGGCCAACTAGCAAAAGAAACCGACCTCCCTGTTCAGACGCACATCAGTGAAAACAAAAACGAGATAGCCCTCGTGGCGAGTCTCTTCCCAGACGCAGGGGATAGCTACGCAGAGGTGTACGACACGTTTGGGCTGCTGACGCCAAGAACGATCCTGGCGCATGCGGTGCACCtgacagaaaaagaagcggaTTTGGTCAcggagaggaagagcaaAGTCAGCCATTGCCCTTGCTCCAACTCGGCGATTACCTCTGGagcggcgagggtgaggtggttgttggatAAGGGGATCGAGGTTGGGCTGGGGACGGATATGAGCGGGGGGTACTCGCCTAGTGTGCTCGAGGCGGCGAGGCATGCGGTTTTGGTGAGCAGGCATATTTGTATGGATGAGGGGAAGTCGGAAGAGAGGGATAAGTTGagcgtggaggaggttttaTACCTGGCTACGAGGGGAGGGGCGAAGGTTGTGGGGATGGAGGACAAGATtggtgggttggaggtggggatggagtGGGATGCTCAACTTGTGGGACTTCATGaggtggatgaagaggagggggaggagggaaatgTCGATGTGTTTGGATGGGAGAgttgggaggagaagattgcgAAGTGGGTGTATAATGGTGATGATAGGAATACAAAGAAGgtgtgggtgagggggaggttggttcATGAGAGGAAGTGA
- a CDS encoding uncharacterized protein (EggNog:ENOG503PUHE) translates to MRATTTILFIASLASTAFGAATKMFDDENCQNEVDKKVFNGFSTGDAPLTDNIKSIRTDSRVDTWFAYQRNDGEGCKGDLITRVNNGDCIKVSDLGIGCTRLCASGLGAGSCVATTIP, encoded by the exons ATGcgtgccaccaccaccatcctcttcatcgcttccctcgcctccaccgccttcgGTGCTGCGACCAAGATGTTTGACGACGAGAACTG CCAAAATGAAGTCGACAAAAAGGTCTTTAACGGCTTCTCCACCGGTGACGCTCCCCTCACCGACAACATCAAGTCCATCCGCACCGACTCCCGCGTCGACACCTGGTTTGCCTACCAGCGCAACGACGGCGAGGGGTGCAAGGGCGATCTCATCACCAGAGTCAACAACGGTGATTGCATCAAGGTTTCTGACTTGGGCATTGGGTGCACGCGGTTGTGTGCCAGTGGTTTGGGTGCTGGCAGCTGTGTTGCTACCACTATCCCTTAA
- a CDS encoding uncharacterized protein (EggNog:ENOG503PGFQ) produces the protein MSTQGLLAKGVPPQPLWLLYIKIAILVLSLVTLALGAWAVSIFGGYAGGYGGPTGAGGLVIFTAIWSFIVYGGAAAIEIWAPHFFYCIGALVGYILHIIFWLSAWAWSASAASFWLSYTYGFGFYDSTWKREGQALGACAGLGALIWVLSIVHLVFFIRASLADPEGSGPAPGTAGQAELGQVKPEQQYPAQQTYPVQQTQ, from the exons ATGTCGACTCAAGGTCTCCTTGCAAAGGGCgttccccctcaacccctctgGCTCCTCTACATCAAGATCGCGATTTTGGTGCTCTCACTCGTCACACTCGCTCTCGGTGCTTGGGCCGTATCAATCTTTGGTGGCTATGCTGGAGGATATGGTGGCCCAACTGGCGCCGGTGGTCTTGTCATCTTCACA GCTATCTGGTCCTTCATCGTCTACGGCGGCGCCGCAGCCATTGAGATCTGGGCCCCTCACTTCTTCTATTGTATCGGTGCTCTGGTCGGTTACATCCTCCACATCATCTTTTGGCTCTCCGCCTGGGCCTGGTCTGCCAGCGCCGCTTCCTTTTGGCTCTCATACACGTATGGCTTTGGTTTCTACGACTCTACGTGGAAGAGAGAGGGCCAAGCTCTCGGTGCCTGCGCCGGTCTCGGTGCTTTGATCTG GGTTCTTTCCATTGTGCActtggtcttcttcatccGTGCCTCCCTGGCAGATCCTGAGGGGTCTGGCCCGGCCCCTGGCACTGCCGGCCAAGCTGAGCTTGGCCAGGTCAAGCCTGAGCAGCAGTACCCCGCACAGCAGACCTATCCTGTCCAGCAGACTCAATAG
- a CDS encoding uncharacterized protein (COG:E; EggNog:ENOG503PADX), which translates to MFTSKSLTALAIGLAAISSQAKAEKSTFDSDLTWVSTDSSLPKVVIYNARGTILSASKYGRLDNINYGSGPPVTVDHMIGNVTEVLKVAQLAVVSFPVTGGSAGLNSSLYLNITQHANRHLCTEGSDIAGGIMFHGTNTLEETAFGVDLTLNCSKPFVATGAMRPDTYISPDGRSNFFQAVATAVSPDARDRGGLIAFNDRITSIYYSTKSNANTPDTFRSIEQGNVGAFLGGQPYFYFSGPSYPTGRPHFDVTNTTELPAVVVLYGHQGFDASLMYAAVANGAKGIVHMGSGAASLSPSAREAAAELYKQGIPVVTVTRSVTGTGMPGIEKGPVFYASYLQGPQARIMLQLAINAGYTLDEIRNLFEAPLRSAIYAPAPNSEWFSEV; encoded by the exons ATGTTCACTTCGAAATCCCTCACAGCGTTGGCCATCGGCCTTGCTGCCATTTCATCCCAAGCCAAAGCTGAGAAGTCTACTTTTGACTCGGATCTTACTTGGGTCTCAACAGATTCTTCTTTGCCCAAGGTTGTCATCTACAACGCTCGCGGTACaatcctctccgcctccaagTACGGCCGgctcgacaacatcaactaTGGATCCGGTCCCCCAGTTACCGTTGACCACATGATCGGAAACGTCACTGAGGTCCTCAAGGTGGCTCAGTTGGCTGTTGTTTCTTTCCCAGTCACAGGAGGAAGTGCCGGTCTCAACAGCTCACTCTACCTCAACATCACACAGCATGCCAACCGTCATCTCTGCACCGAGGGCTCAGACATCGCAGGTGGCATCATGTTCCACGGAACCAACACCCTCGAGGAGACAGCCTTTGGCGTCGACCTAACCCTCAACTGCTCCAAGCCATTCGTCGCTACCGGTGCCATGAGACCCGATACCTACATCTCCCCCGATGGCCGCTCCAACTTCTTCCAGGCTGTCGCCACAGCCGTTTCCCCCGATGCGAGGGACAGGGGTGGTTTGATCGCCTTCAACGATCGTATCACCTCCATCTACTATTCCACCAAGTCCAACGCCAACACCCCCGACACCTTCAGGTCGATCGAGCAGGGCAACGTCGGTGCTTTCCTCGGAGGTCAACCGTACTTCTACTTCAGCGGACCAAGCTATCCCACCGGCCGCCCACACTTTGACGTGACGAACACCACTGAGCTTCCTGCCGTTGTCGTCCTCTATGGTCACC AGGGCTTCGACGCCTCGCTTATGTACGCGGCTGTTGCCAATGGTGCCAA GGGTATCGTTCACATGGGCTCTGGCGCCGcttctctctccccctccgcccgcGAGGCTGCCGCCGAGCTCTACAAGCAGGGCATCCCTGTCGTGACTGTCACCCGTTCCGTGACCGGTACTGGTATGCCCGGTATTGAGAAGGGTCCTGT CTTCTACGCTAGCTACCTCCAGGGCCCTCAGGCCAGAATCATGCTTCAGCTCGCCATTAACGCCGGTTACACTCTTGATGAGATCCGGAATTTGTTTGAGGCTCCTTTGAGGAGTGCCATCTATGCCCCTGCTCCCAACAGCGAGTGGTTTTCCGAGGTGTAA